A region from the Melioribacter roseus P3M-2 genome encodes:
- a CDS encoding ABC transporter ATP-binding protein produces MKTYFRIVGYLKPYWKHLTASIVFTIFSALLDGASIYLSIPLLDTLFQQKGVSEGSSAVLQKSGINSGGDFWIVREVNRLLNEIQTFIFAGSVSEVLIKICALIIIAFLGKNLFGYLQAYFLAFVEQGVIKDLRNQAYRHLHKLPMSYFKNEKTGNLISRIMNDVNAVNSSISAVFLNLIREPLKIVVFLGIAIAISWKLTLFSLIVLPFSLIVISYIGLIIRKQSGLLQQKIADLTNRLHETITGIKVVKAFGMEEYENRKFEEETVGFFRLSLKITRIRNISSPTTEFLSVIVGVVIIYFGAQLVLVDKSITASQFIGFLFAIFQLMPPVKELSSVNNRIQESSAAADRIFEILDTEPSIKDPENPAPLHDFNDKLEFRNVSFKYEDSESLVLDNINFTANKGKIIAIVGSSGAGKTTLVDLIPRFYDPVEGAILLDGLDIRSFKIEDLRKLMGIVTQETVLFNDTVRNNIAYGLTECDDQKIIEAAKAANAHKFIMELHHKYDTIIGEKGTKLSGGQRQRISIARAILKNPPIMILDEATSALDNESEVLVQEAIERLLHNRTVFVIAHRLSTIRNADRILVLEQGKIVQDGKHEDLIKDEEGIYKKLYELQFRDIA; encoded by the coding sequence ATGAAAACATATTTCAGAATAGTCGGTTATCTTAAACCTTATTGGAAACACCTGACGGCTTCCATAGTCTTTACGATATTTTCGGCTTTGCTCGACGGCGCTTCTATTTATTTGTCGATTCCTCTTCTCGATACTTTGTTTCAACAAAAGGGAGTGAGCGAAGGCTCGTCCGCGGTTTTGCAAAAGAGCGGAATAAATTCGGGCGGCGATTTTTGGATTGTGAGGGAAGTGAACAGGCTTTTGAATGAAATACAAACGTTTATTTTTGCGGGCTCCGTTTCCGAAGTATTGATTAAAATATGCGCGCTTATAATTATCGCTTTCCTTGGTAAAAATTTGTTCGGCTATCTGCAGGCTTATTTCCTTGCGTTCGTCGAGCAGGGCGTAATAAAAGATTTGCGGAATCAGGCTTATCGGCATCTTCATAAATTGCCGATGAGCTATTTTAAAAACGAAAAGACGGGCAACTTGATATCGAGAATTATGAACGACGTCAACGCCGTCAATTCGAGCATATCCGCCGTTTTTCTAAACCTGATCAGAGAACCGCTGAAGATAGTGGTTTTTCTGGGAATAGCTATCGCCATAAGCTGGAAACTGACTCTGTTTTCGCTGATTGTGCTTCCCTTTTCGCTAATTGTAATCAGTTATATCGGACTGATTATCAGAAAGCAAAGCGGACTGTTGCAACAGAAAATTGCAGACCTTACAAACCGTCTTCACGAAACGATCACTGGCATAAAGGTCGTTAAGGCTTTTGGGATGGAGGAATATGAAAATCGTAAGTTCGAAGAAGAGACAGTAGGATTTTTCAGACTCTCTTTAAAAATAACGCGTATAAGAAATATATCGAGCCCTACTACGGAATTCCTGAGCGTAATCGTCGGCGTGGTTATTATTTATTTCGGCGCTCAGCTTGTGCTTGTCGATAAATCGATAACGGCAAGTCAGTTCATCGGATTTCTCTTTGCCATATTTCAATTAATGCCGCCAGTAAAAGAACTCAGCAGCGTAAACAACAGAATTCAGGAATCGAGCGCGGCAGCCGACAGAATTTTCGAAATACTCGACACCGAACCTTCTATCAAAGACCCTGAGAATCCAGCGCCGCTCCATGATTTCAATGATAAACTTGAATTCAGAAACGTATCGTTCAAGTATGAAGATTCGGAATCGCTTGTGCTCGATAATATTAATTTTACCGCAAACAAAGGTAAAATAATCGCGATAGTGGGCAGCAGTGGAGCGGGTAAAACCACTCTTGTCGATTTAATACCCAGATTTTACGATCCGGTAGAAGGCGCCATTTTACTCGACGGACTCGATATACGGTCTTTTAAAATTGAAGACCTTAGAAAATTAATGGGAATAGTGACTCAGGAAACGGTATTGTTCAATGATACCGTAAGGAATAATATAGCGTACGGACTTACCGAATGCGACGATCAAAAAATAATCGAAGCGGCAAAAGCCGCCAACGCTCATAAATTTATAATGGAATTGCACCATAAGTACGACACTATAATCGGAGAAAAAGGAACCAAGCTGTCCGGAGGACAACGTCAAAGGATATCGATTGCCCGGGCAATTCTGAAAAATCCTCCGATTATGATTTTAGACGAAGCCACTTCCGCGCTCGACAACGAATCGGAAGTCCTGGTTCAGGAAGCCATCGAAAGATTATTACATAACCGCACAGTATTCGTTATTGCGCA